The Vidua chalybeata isolate OUT-0048 chromosome 22, bVidCha1 merged haplotype, whole genome shotgun sequence genome contains the following window.
caaaaaTGGGCAGAGGACTGGAGTCCCTctgtgaagaaaggctgagagaatttggCTTGTTGAACCTGGACATGGGAAGGCTCCTGAGAGATCTTGATGGCCTTCCCATACCAAGAGGGGCCACAAGAGAGATGAAGGCAACTTTTTATAGTTTATAAGGTttatagtgacaggacaaggggaattGTCTTAAACTGAAGAAGGGCAGCATTAGGTTGGCCATAAGGAAGGAATTTTCTCTGatgagagtggtgaggccctggcacagactgCCCAGTGTTaaagaccaggttggatggggctctagGAGATCTGAGTGATCAGTGCTAGATGTCCCTTCATCTTCGGTTGGACTGATGAGATTATTTTTGAAGCTCCTTtccccacccaaaccactctgagGATCCATATTTCAGGCAGAGTGCCCAGTGCTGACAACCCCAGAGGATAAGGTGAGGAGCTGCTTACTGTTGTAGTAGGCAAACTGCAGGTAGTTGAAGTGCGAGGGCAGGAAATCCTCCAGAGGCTTCTCCTGGCCGGGCTGTGAGGCCAGTTCTGTGACGCAGCCCTGCTTGCAGCTTAGCACTTGCATGGAGTGATCTGGCAGAGAAAAACACCATGTCACTGCTTACAGTCACCCATGGGCTGATGGGCAGGACACTGAGGGGTATCCAATCTCCTGCTCATACTGGGGTTGTTGCATAGTGGAAAACCCTCAGGGATGGGGGTTGTCCACCTCTGAGTTGATCAGTGTGGGGTTATGGTGCTCTCTCATGACAGACTAGCCATCCTCAGCCTCCCATCACATCCTGGTGACCCTCTCCTGGTCTCTCTTCTGTCTTTCCAAGTTCCTCTGGAATTTGGAGAATTCCTGGGCGTCAGCCCTCGTGCTAAGTGCAGGTAAACACTTCCTGCCACTTACTGGCCACACTTTCCCTAGTGAAAGCTAGGATGGGGTTTCCACTCTTCAGGGACGCCCTACCCCCACCCCAGGTCTTTGTGGACCAACCCCTGAAGAATTGTACTCTTGTGACAGGACCCAGAAGGCATGGCTCCCACCTGTAACGGCCTGGAAAAGGTCTGCATTGTACTCAAGATAGTTGTAGCCCTCGTAGTCATACGGTCCCTCGCAGAGAGCACGGCACTCAGTGTCAGCCACAAAATACTCCTCCAGTGCCTTCTCCAGGTgcaggatggcagcagctggctgCTCCTCCGTGTAAAACCGGATGCCCAGCTGAAACTCGCTCTGCGGAAGGATGAGAAATGATGAGGGGATCTCAATGTTTCACTCCCCATGATGGATCACAATGCCACAATGGCATCTCATGAGCTCTCTGAGCCAGCAACTGTGGTGTGATTGCCCTGGGTTGCACAGCGGACAGGGGCTTTGGGAGGGGAGGGTCTTACCAGGTGGGGTTTGGCCTCCAGGTCAGTGAAGTCATCCTCGTGGACTCCCACCATGGCCTGGTAGTACTCCAGGTTCTGCCTCATCTCCTGGTGCCCGGGGTTGGCCACGAAGAAGGTGTGAGCAGCCGCCGCTGCCTGCGCCGGCCGGTTCATCTGGGTGGGACGGGGGTGAGACAGCGCGGATCCCACGCGGCGCGGAGCGGACACCCGCCCCCGGGGCATCCCGGCAGCGGGGAGGGAGGGCGGTGACAGGGGCGGCTCCGGCGAGCTCCGACGTGGCACTGGTGGTGGGGGAGCGCgacggcggggggggggggggggggcaaggCCAGGACTGCCGGCCGGCAACCCCACTCCGCCGGGGCACACACACCGAACACTCCCGGCGTCCCGGGACCGGGATCGCCACCGGCCGGTTCACCCGGTCCCACCTATCCATCTTCCCGGCCTGATTCCGGGATCGTCCGCGCATCTCGCCCGTCCCAAAACCCGTCGTAGCGGAACACCCgttccccttttccttccccgCCGCTAGTGCCGCACCTTGAAATAGGCGACCTGAAGGTAGTTGTAGGGGCTACGCCGGCCGAACTCCCGGTCCAGCTCCTCGCCCAGGCGGTACCGGGAGGGCGCAGCGGGCCCGCAGCCCCGCAGGCAGGCGGCGCGGCGAAGCAGCGCCCGAAAGAACCACAAGTCCCGGAGCACCGGGTCGGTTTGGGACTCGGTTCCCTCCGCCGGCTCCGCTATGGCGTTGGCGCAGCGCAGGCGGCACCGCACCAGGCGGGAGCGCACGGCGGCCCGCGCCCGCAGcgccctctccatctgcagcaCTACGGTGGGCCAGTCCCCCCGCGCGTACGCCTCGGCACCGGCGGCGAACAGCGCGTCCGGGGACTGGGCGGGCAACGGCGGGTCGCCCGGTGCTAGGGTCGGGACCGGGACCTGGACCGGTTCCGGTGGCGTGGCCGCCCGCGCCAGCAGCGCCATCAGCAACGCcggcagcagcaacagcagaagAGGCAGCGGCGACAGCGCCATGTCCGAACGGCGGCCGAACCGCGGCACCACACGCCCCGGGCACGGCGCGATACGAACTCCGCCCCCTCCGACCCGCCCGCCGGCCAATCAGAGACAGCAGAGCCCCGCCATGGCCGCACCCCTCACTGTGCGTGCTGACGCCTCGGCGGAAACCTCTCCACCGGGCGGAAGCGGTGGGTCGTGGCTGCCGATGGCGGAGGGCGGCGCGGAGCCTGGGGACGAGGGCCCCGGCCCTGGCCCCGGGCTGGCCCTGGTCGAGGGCAGCGCCGGCCGCGCCGGCCGCGTCGGGGAGCCCGGGGACCTAGTGGCCCTGGCCCAGCAGGTGCAGCAGGTGAGGGCCGGGTCCCAGCGGCGGGGCAGcgggggcagggctgggctcgcTGTCCACTGCCTCCCGGACGTCTCCCGGGCCTTCTCAGGCGGCGGCGGCCTTGGTGCCTCCCAACGCGTCCCGCTGCTCTTCGGTCGCCCTGGCAGCCTCCTGGTGTGTCCTGTGCTGTTTCCCACAATTTctcactgtcccctcccagtATGTTGCAGTGCCCTGCCAATATCTTCCCGAGTTCCCATGTTGTTGGTGTCTCCAGAACCTCCCATTACACTTCAGTACTTCCCACTGTGCCTTGCTGCCCCACAGTGATTCTTAGAGCATCCCACTTAAGTCCCATCCCAGTATGCTGTGCTGCCTCCCAGTATGTCCCACTATATATAGTTCACAGCAGCATGTACAGATGCCTCCCACTACCATCCTCCTAGTCCATTCTAGCACCCCTGATATGTCCTATGACTCCTTCAGTGATTCCCAGTCCATCCTGCCTCTCAGTCCACCCCAGTTTTTCCTGATCTGTTCTACTGGTCCTCCCAGTGCGCTCCAGTATGTTATACTGTAACCCCAGTGCCTCAGAGTACATCGTACTGATCTCTGGTGATGTGTCCCAGAGCTTCTCAGTTCATCTAAATGCTTAGTGTATGTCCTACTGCCTCCCTGTGTATTGCACTACCTCCCAGTCCAACCCACTGCCTCCCAGTATGTCCTACTGCTCCCTCTCACTGCCCCTCAGCCTATCCAGACAGCTCCTGGTCCTTGCTCCTGCCTGGGGGTGCCAGGACAGCTCCTGCGCCCTCCAACTGTTGGTGCCTTGAGCTTGACCATAGGTGGCTCAGCACAGTCCAAAGGGCTGTGGTTCTTCCTGTTCTGACCAGCCCTGATTTTCTCTCCCAGGCCAATGACTTTGTCCGAGCAAATGCCTGCAACAAACTGACAGTCATAGCTGAGCAGATCCGGCACCTGCAGGAGCAGGCGCGGAAGGTGAGTAAGGATGGGCAGAAGGCTCATTGCCTTGTCTTGGGAGATGagcatctgctgcagctgctgagcattTGGGGAGAGCTGTGGCCTGTGTGTGAGTTGgggccaggagctgagcagaggagaTTTAGTGGAAAAATAAGGAGGTTTATTGTCCAGTGTCAAGGGGGATGGGGGAGGGTTGATTTTTGTGCTTTCCCTGCGTCCTCAGCAAACCAGGAAGGACTTTGTGAATAAAGTAGGGGAGCAAGGGTGGCTGGTGTAAAACAGCTTGCAGGTATCAGGACAGAGAGAGATGACTCTGGTTTTGGGACAGGTGACTTGTGTGCACTGCGCTCTTGGAAGGATCTGATGATGATGTGGCCCTAGCTGGATCTGAGGCCCTGGGATAAAGTGGTGCGCTTCAATGGGTTCCTCTGTGAGCAACTAGCACTTTTGAGGCCTGGAGCACAATCACTATGATACCTGACAACAGAGGCAAAGGATGGGTCTTTGTATGGAAATCTAGGGACAGTTTATTGAGCTTCTAAGGGAATCCAGGAACAAACTTGGATTGAGGGCACAGGTTTTATATGGTGAAAAAGGGGCGGATCTCAGGGTCAAGGTCCAATGGGAACAGGTGAAAATGGTGCAGAGGCGGGGCAGCCAACCAGGGGAACCAGTAGGGTAACAGAGGTGGAACACGGCCTCGGACTGGGACCAATGGGGATCAGGAGAGGGGAGAACATTCTAGGAAATATGGTGAAGAGGGAGCTGAACTGGGGTGGAGCGACTGTACGAACCAATGGAAATTAAGACATTAACATGTGCCTGCAAAAGCCTATGGGAGTGAGGCACTTCTCACCTTAATCTAAGAGGGG
Protein-coding sequences here:
- the P3H1 gene encoding prolyl 3-hydroxylase 1 isoform X2; the protein is MALSPLPLLLLLLPALLMALLARAATPPEPVQVPVPTLAPGDPPLPAQSPDALFAAGAEAYARGDWPTVVLQMERALRARAAVRSRLVRCRLRCANAIAEPAEGTESQTDPVLRDLWFFRALLRRAACLRGCGPAAPSRYRLGEELDREFGRRSPYNYLQVAYFKMNRPAQAAAAAHTFFVANPGHQEMRQNLEYYQAMVGVHEDDFTDLEAKPHLSEFQLGIRFYTEEQPAAAILHLEKALEEYFVADTECRALCEGPYDYEGYNYLEYNADLFQAVTDHSMQVLSCKQGCVTELASQPGQEKPLEDFLPSHFNYLQFAYYNSGPLVYKGASVTMNSKALNGSQRVVVDGVLSAEECRELQRLANAAALAGDGYRGKTSPHTPSETFYGVTVLKALKLGQEGKVPLHSAYLYYNMTEKVRHMIESYFRLEVPLHFSYSHLVCRTAIDEKQEGRSDNSHEVHVDNCILNAEALLCMKEPPAYTFRDYSAILYLNGDFEGGAFYFTELDAKTETAEVQPQCGRAVGFSSGSENPHGVKAVTKGQRCAIALWFTLDPRHSERERVQADDLVKMLFGMEEGDLEPQPEKESPAAIVVGKDEL
- the C22H1orf50 gene encoding uncharacterized protein C1orf50 homolog: MSERRPNRGTTRPGHGAIRTPPPPTRPPANQRQQSPAMAAPLTVRADASAETSPPGGSGGSWLPMAEGGAEPGDEGPGPGPGLALVEGSAGRAGRVGEPGDLVALAQQVQQANDFVRANACNKLTVIAEQIRHLQEQARKVLDEANRDADLNHVACNLVKKPGNVYYMYRRESGQRYFSILSPKEWGTTPHEFLGAYKLQHDMSWTPFEDIERRDAEITVLEKLLSHPAALPLCMEPNFQGLTKSHK